The genomic DNA GCTTTATGACTAACCACTCAACTGGAAAAATGGGCTATGCAATTGCGGAAGAAGCCGCAAAAGCTGGGGCAAAAGTCATTTTAATTTCTGGTCCTGTTCAGCTAACCGCACCTTCTGGTGTTGAAGTGATAGATGTTGAAAGTGCTAAAGAAATGTACGATGCCGCAATGAAACACTTTGATCAAGCGGATGTGATCGTAAAAGCTGCAGCTGTAGCGGATTATCGTCCAAAAATAGTTTATGATCAAAAAATGAAAAAAAAGCAAGGGGACCTTAGTCTACAATTAGAAAGAACGAATGATATTTTATTTGAACTCGGACAAAGGAAAACAACCCAGCTGTTAGTAGGATTTGCAGCAGAAACAGAACATGTTGAAGAAAATGCACAAAAGAAAAAAAAAAAAGAAAAATGCGGATATGATTGTTGCAAATAATATTACTCAGTCAGGGGCTGGATTTGGGTCTGATACAAATATTGTAACGATTTACAAACGGGATGGTACGAAGGAAAGCTTACCGACGATGAGTAAACAACAAGTCGCTCAAAAATTACTTAGTGAAATTTCGTTACTGTTAAAGGATGAACGTAATGAACGGCGCTAGTGTCATTGTTGACGTAATTACAAAGCAAACAGATAAGACATTCGATTATTTAATACCAGATAAATGGCTTAACACAATTCAACCGGGCATGAGGGTTATAGTCCCATTTGGTCCGCGGAGAATTCAAGGGTTTGTAACCGAAGTAAAAAAACATTCCGACATTCATGCTTTAAAAGAAATCATTGAACCAATGGATTTAGTTCCTGTGTTAACAGATGAGTTGCTACAACTCGGTAATTGGCTGGCAGAAAATACGTTATGCTTTAAAATCTCTGCCTTCCAAGTGATGCTACCTGCCGCATTTAAAGCAAAATATGGAAAAAAGATAAAGCTTTTATCACGAGAAAATATTGAGATCCTTCCAAAGGAAATCCGTCTTTTTTTTGAAAAAAGTGAAACAGTTTCTTGGGAGGACATTGCAAAAAATGAACATATTACTCTATTTCAAAAAGAAGCAGCTAGAGGAACAGTTGAAGTTATTTATGAAGTAAAAGAGCGGCTAAAAAAGAAAAAAGTAAAATATATTTCTCCCGCTCACTCGATTGAAATTTTAATTGAGCAACTAAAATTATTGCAAAAAAACGCATTGAAGCAAAAAATAGTGCTCGCTTATTTCATTGATCATTTTGAGCCGGTAGAATTGCAAAAACTTTTAGCACGGCTAGATGTTTCACAAGCTACGGTAAAAAGTCTCATCAAAAAAGGTCTATTAACTGAAAAATATGTAGAAGTTTATCGAGACCCGTATAAAGATAGAACATTTGCGAAAACAGTTCCTCTTCCTCTTACTGTTGAACAGTTAAACGCAGTAAAACCAATTCATCAGTCAATTGAACAAGAAATTAATCGCGTTTTTTTATTGTTTGGAGTAACAGGAAGTGGCAAGACGGAAGTGTATTTACAATCAATACAAAAAGTGCTTGCTAAAGGAAAAGAAGCAATTGTTCTTGTTCCCGAAATTTCTTTAACACCGCAAATGGTTAAGCGCTTCAAAGGCCGTTTTGGTGACGAAGTAGCTGTTTTACATAGCGGTTTGTCAGCAGGTGAAAAATATGATGAGTGGAGGAAAATTCAGCGCGGTGAAGCAAAAGTTGTTGTTGGTGCTCGTTCAGCCATTTTTGCTCCATTTAAAAATATCGGCATTATTATTATTGATGAGGAACATGAAACGAGTTACAAGCAGGAAGAAAATCCTCGCTATCATGCAAGAGATGTCGCAATAGAGCGGGCGAAATTTCACAATTGTCCTGTCGTTCTTGGAAGTGCAACGCCATCACTTGAAACGTTTGCAAGAGCGAAAAAAGGAGTTTATCAGTTGTTAACGTTAGCAAAACGGATGAATAATCAAGCTTTACCTGCAGTTGAAATTATCGATATGCGCGAAGAGTTAAGAGCAGGTAACCGTTCGATGTTTTCGCGCCTTCTCTTTGAAAAATTAACAGACCGACTAGAGAAAAAAGAACAGACTGTTTTATTTTTAAATAAGCGAGGTCATTCATCTTTTGTTATTTGCCGAGATTGCGGCTACGTTTTAAATTGTCCTCATTGCGATATATCCTTGACTTATCACCGTTTCAATCAGCAAATGAAATGTCATTATTGCGGGTTTGAAACATCCGTGCCAACTAAATGCCCAGAATGTTCAAGTAAACATATTCGTTATTTTGGAACTGGGACGCAAAAGGTAGAGGAAGAATTAGGTAAGTTATTGCCAGAAGCAAGAGTGATTCGGATGGACGTTGATACAACAAGCCGGAAAGGTGCGCATGAGCGATTACTGGATAATTTTCAACGCGGGAAGGGCGACATATTATTAGGGACACAAATGATTGCAAAAGGACTTGATTTTCCTAATATTACCCTTGTCGGTGTTTTATCTGCAGATACGATGCTCCATCTTCCTGATTTTCGTTCATCTGAGAAGACGTTCCAACTGCTGACTCAAGTAAGCGGGCGTGCTGGGCGGCATAAATTGCCCGGGGAAGTCATTATTCAAACCTATACTCCTGAACATTATAGCATTAAGCTTGCAGGTAATCAGGACTTTAATCGCTTCTATGAACAGGAAATGGTTGTTCGTAAAATTCATAAGTATCCGCCGTTTTACTTTATTGTCATGCTAACCGTAAGCCATGAACAATTAATGAAAGTAATCTCAGTAACAGGTAAAATTGCCGAATTTATTCGCGCACGTCTATCAAACAATGCGATTGTCCTTGGGCCAGTAGCATCGCCAATACAAAGGATCAATAATAGATATCGTTACCAATGTTTGATAAAATACAAACAAGAACAAAACCTAAGTCAAACATTAAAAGCAGTGTTAGACCATTATCAGCATGATATAGCAAACGGTTTAACAATATCTGTTGATATGAATCCATATATTATGATGTAAATCGAATATTCATGATTAAATAAAGATGACACAGTAGGGGATGATGGAAGATGACAAAAATAATATTTATGGGTACTCCTGATTTTGCCGTTCCAGTTTTAAAACGGATCATCTCTGACGGCTTTGATGTAGTAGGGGTTGTCACACAGCCTGATCGACCAGTTGGGAGAAAGAGACAGCTTACACCGCCACCTGTCAAAGTAGAGGCAGAAAAACATGGAATACGAGTAATTCAGCCAGAAAAAATTCGTGAACAGGATGATATTAATAAAATTTTACAGCTACAACCTGATTTAATCGTTACTGCAGCTTTCGGCCAAATATTGCCGAAATCATTATTAGAAGCGCCAAAATACGGCTGTATTAATGTCCATGCATCGCTTTTGCCAGAGTTAAGGGGAGGCGCTCCGATTCATTACGCAATTTTGCAAGGGAAAGGAAAAACAGGAATTACGATTATGTATATGGCGGAAAAACTTGATGCTGGAGATATATTAACACAGGTTGAAGTAAACATTTCTGAAGATGATAATGTAGGAACCTTACATGATAAACTTAGTTTAGCTGGGGCAAATTTATTATCAGAAACGTTGCCTAAACTCATAAATGGGGAAATAAAAGCAATCCAACAAGATGACAAAAAGGCAACATATGCCCCTAATATTAACCGTGAGCAAGAGAAAATCGACTGGGCAAAATCCGGTGAGGAAATTTATAACCATATACGTGGTTTAAATCCTTGGCCCGTTGCTTACACAACAATAAAAAAAAACGTTTTAAAAGTTTGGTGCGGAGAAAAAAAGAAAGTGGCAACAGAAGATCAACCTGGTACGATCCTTTCGATTGAAAAAGAAGGCCTTGTTGTTGCTACTGGAAATAAAACCGCGATTAATATTACCGAGCTCCAACCAGCAAAAAAAAAACGAATGAGTACGGCACAGTTTTTACGAGGAGCTGGTGCGCAATTAACGGTAGGGACAAGACTAGGAGACCACGATGAACAAAAAGCATAAAAACGTACGTGAAACTGCGCTTGAGTTATTAGAATCGGTTGAAAAAAATCAATCATATAGCAATTTGCTCTTAAATGCTGCGATCAAAAAAATCAATTTAACTCTCGTGACGCAGCGCTTTTAACTGAAATTACATATGGAACTCTTCAGCGTAGAATGACTCTTGATTTCTTTTTAAAGCCTTTCTTAAAAAGGGAAAAAATTAATAACTGGGTGCTGCATCTTTTAAGAATAACACTTTATCAAATGATTTATTTAAATAAAATTCCGGAACGTGCAGCAATATATGAAGCCGTTGAAATTGCTAAAAAAAGAGGACATAAAGGAATTGCCAGCTTCGTAAATGGAGTGCTTCGCTCTATTCAACGAGAAGGAGTGCCAACTTTAAAATCAATTGAAGATCCGATCGAAAGGCTATCGATTGAAACGAGTCATCCACGCTGGATTGTAGAGCGCTGGGTTGAACAATATGGTTTTTTGAAAACAAAGGAAATGTGTGAAATAAACTTAACTGCTCCATTGCAGACGGCAAGAGTGAATATAACAAAAGTTTCTCGTCAAAAATGTATTCAGCTGCTTGAAGAAGAAGGATACCAAATTGAAAAAAGTCCAATTATTCCAGAAGCAATCAAATGCTTAAAAGGCAATTTAGCTCATTCAGAAGTATTTTATAAAGGGCTTATTACAATTCAAGATGAAAGTTCAATGCTAGTTTCGTATGCGTTAAATATCGAACAAGACGAAATGATACTTGATGCATGTGCAGCACCTGGCGGTAAATCCACGCATATTGCTGAAAAATTAAATGCAACAGGCATGGTTATTTCGTTAGACTTACATGAACATAAAGTAAAGCTTATTTCCGATAATGCAAAAAGATTAGGATTAACAAATATTGAGACAAAAGTATTAGATAGTCGAAAAGCAGCCGACTATTTTCCGAAAGAATCCTTTGATCGAATACTATTAGATGCACCATGCTCAGGGTTAGGTGTGCTCCGGCGAAAACCTGACATTAAATATACAAAAAAAGAACAGGATTTAACTAGGCTGCAAAAAGTACAGCTTGAGTTAATGGATGCGTTAGCTCCATTGTTAAAACCGGGAGGATTGTTCGTGTATAGTACATGTACAGTTGCAAAGGAAGAAAACGATCAAGTAGTGGATATATTCTTAAAGGGGCATTCTCATTTTGAATTTGATCCTCAATTTAAAATGAGAATGCCTAGCGCAGTAAGACCATTTATTCATGGTGGAAAACTTCAAGTTTTTCCGCAAGACTTTGGAAGCGATGGCTTTTTTATCGCTTGTATAAAAAAGAGGGTGTCATAGTTGAATTTACAAACAACTGATAAGAAAATAACGAAAAAGCTTTCGATCTATTCTTTGCGAATCAATGAATTAAAGAAGTGGTTACAGGAAAACGAAGAGAAGCCTTTTCGTGCACAACAAATTTATGATTGGCTGTATAGTAAAAGAGTTTCCACATTTGACGAAATGACGAACTTATCGAAAAGTCTGCGCGAAAAAATGGAAGCAAACTTTACGATCACAACTTTAAATACAATTATCAAGCAAGAATCATCGGATGGTACGATTAAGTTTTTATTTGAGCTTCATGATGGATATTCTATTGAAACAGTTTTAATGCGTCACGATTATGGCAATTCTGTATGTGTAACGACACAAGTAGGCTGTAGAATCGGATGTACTTTTTGTGCCTCAACTCTCGGAGGATTAAAACGAAATTTAGAAGCTGGAGAAATTGTTGCTCAAGTTGTAAAAGTACAGCAAGCTCTCGATGAAGTTCAGGA from Bacillus aquiflavi includes the following:
- the fmt gene encoding methionyl-tRNA formyltransferase, whose translation is MTKIIFMGTPDFAVPVLKRIISDGFDVVGVVTQPDRPVGRKRQLTPPPVKVEAEKHGIRVIQPEKIREQDDINKILQLQPDLIVTAAFGQILPKSLLEAPKYGCINVHASLLPELRGGAPIHYAILQGKGKTGITIMYMAEKLDAGDILTQVEVNISEDDNVGTLHDKLSLAGANLLSETLPKLINGEIKAIQQDDKKATYAPNINREQEKIDWAKSGEEIYNHIRGLNPWPVAYTTIKKNVLKVWCGEKKKVATEDQPGTILSIEKEGLVVATGNKTAINITELQPAKKKRMSTAQFLRGAGAQLTVGTRLGDHDEQKA
- the priA gene encoding primosomal protein N'; translation: MNGASVIVDVITKQTDKTFDYLIPDKWLNTIQPGMRVIVPFGPRRIQGFVTEVKKHSDIHALKEIIEPMDLVPVLTDELLQLGNWLAENTLCFKISAFQVMLPAAFKAKYGKKIKLLSRENIEILPKEIRLFFEKSETVSWEDIAKNEHITLFQKEAARGTVEVIYEVKERLKKKKVKYISPAHSIEILIEQLKLLQKNALKQKIVLAYFIDHFEPVELQKLLARLDVSQATVKSLIKKGLLTEKYVEVYRDPYKDRTFAKTVPLPLTVEQLNAVKPIHQSIEQEINRVFLLFGVTGSGKTEVYLQSIQKVLAKGKEAIVLVPEISLTPQMVKRFKGRFGDEVAVLHSGLSAGEKYDEWRKIQRGEAKVVVGARSAIFAPFKNIGIIIIDEEHETSYKQEENPRYHARDVAIERAKFHNCPVVLGSATPSLETFARAKKGVYQLLTLAKRMNNQALPAVEIIDMREELRAGNRSMFSRLLFEKLTDRLEKKEQTVLFLNKRGHSSFVICRDCGYVLNCPHCDISLTYHRFNQQMKCHYCGFETSVPTKCPECSSKHIRYFGTGTQKVEEELGKLLPEARVIRMDVDTTSRKGAHERLLDNFQRGKGDILLGTQMIAKGLDFPNITLVGVLSADTMLHLPDFRSSEKTFQLLTQVSGRAGRHKLPGEVIIQTYTPEHYSIKLAGNQDFNRFYEQEMVVRKIHKYPPFYFIVMLTVSHEQLMKVISVTGKIAEFIRARLSNNAIVLGPVASPIQRINNRYRYQCLIKYKQEQNLSQTLKAVLDHYQHDIANGLTISVDMNPYIMM